One stretch of Clavibacter michiganensis DNA includes these proteins:
- the mtrB gene encoding MtrAB system histidine kinase MtrB produces the protein MRPLPVWLVDWRSWPRRLTRIWSVSLQFRTVLITVALSGVTVLLIGVLMTQSISSDLFRQRLDTVLQQSNSATSRMQEQFTSSDASDQTELEQLRTQVFDELRGSAINLSDFAFRRTPGTEARNVLQNASTADYVDSLLSADLRRAVGEGTGTQQWQSVAIPVGDQGATSPGIVVGSSIDIPSAGRYELYLVYDLGDIQQTLDFVAGTILLAFLFLIVLIGAIAWLVVRLVVAPIRVAADTSQKLAAGQLEERLPVKGEDVIATLARSFNGMADSLQSQITQLADLSQLQQRFVSDVSHELRTPLTTIRLAGGVLYDLREDFSPPAARSAELLHTQVERFETLLADLLEISRFDAGAVDLVTEPTNLVRLVEDSIEEFEGLAAQKGSELRLVAPGGYFDAEMDARRVRRIVTNLVGNAVDHGEGRPIVITVDSDRDAVALAVRDYGVGMTHEEMGHVFDRFWRADPSRQRTTGGTGLGLAISLEDTNLHHGWLQLWSRPGEGSCFRLTLPRRPDVPLDSSPVALPPDDPADDRADEEDARVPST, from the coding sequence ATGCGCCCGCTGCCCGTGTGGCTCGTCGACTGGAGGTCGTGGCCGCGCCGCCTCACCCGGATCTGGTCGGTGTCCCTCCAGTTCCGCACCGTCCTCATCACGGTCGCGCTCTCGGGCGTCACGGTGCTGCTCATCGGGGTGCTCATGACGCAGAGCATCTCGAGCGACCTCTTCCGCCAGCGCCTCGACACCGTCCTGCAGCAGTCGAACAGCGCCACCAGCCGGATGCAGGAGCAGTTCACGTCGTCCGACGCCAGCGACCAGACCGAGCTCGAGCAGCTGCGCACGCAGGTCTTCGACGAGCTCCGCGGCAGCGCCATCAACCTCTCCGACTTCGCCTTCCGCCGCACGCCCGGCACGGAGGCGCGGAACGTGCTGCAGAACGCGTCCACCGCCGACTACGTCGACAGCCTCCTGAGCGCGGACCTCCGTCGCGCGGTCGGCGAGGGCACGGGCACGCAGCAGTGGCAGTCGGTGGCGATCCCGGTGGGCGACCAGGGCGCCACGAGCCCCGGCATCGTCGTCGGCTCGAGCATCGACATCCCGTCGGCCGGCCGCTACGAGCTGTACCTCGTCTACGACCTCGGCGACATCCAGCAGACCCTCGACTTCGTGGCCGGCACGATCCTCCTCGCGTTCCTCTTCCTCATCGTGCTCATCGGGGCGATCGCGTGGCTCGTGGTGCGCCTGGTGGTGGCGCCGATCCGCGTCGCCGCCGACACGAGCCAGAAGCTCGCGGCCGGGCAGCTCGAGGAGCGCCTGCCGGTCAAGGGCGAGGACGTGATCGCGACGCTCGCGCGCTCGTTCAACGGCATGGCCGACTCGCTGCAGTCGCAGATCACGCAGCTCGCCGACCTCTCGCAGCTGCAGCAGCGCTTCGTCTCCGACGTCTCGCACGAGCTGCGCACGCCGCTCACCACGATCCGGCTCGCGGGCGGCGTGCTCTACGACCTCCGCGAGGACTTCAGCCCGCCGGCCGCCCGCAGCGCCGAGCTGCTGCACACGCAGGTGGAGCGGTTCGAGACCCTGCTCGCCGACCTGCTGGAGATCAGCCGCTTCGACGCGGGCGCGGTGGACCTCGTGACCGAGCCGACCAACCTCGTGCGGCTCGTCGAGGACTCGATCGAGGAGTTCGAGGGCCTCGCCGCGCAGAAGGGCTCCGAGCTCCGGCTGGTCGCCCCCGGCGGCTACTTCGACGCCGAGATGGACGCCCGGCGCGTGCGCCGCATCGTCACGAACCTCGTCGGCAACGCCGTCGACCACGGCGAGGGCCGCCCGATCGTCATCACGGTCGACAGCGACCGGGACGCCGTGGCGCTCGCCGTCCGCGACTACGGCGTCGGCATGACGCACGAGGAGATGGGCCACGTCTTCGACCGGTTCTGGCGCGCGGATCCGTCGCGCCAGCGCACCACGGGCGGCACGGGCCTCGGCCTCGCCATCTCGCTGGAGGACACCAACCTGCACCACGGCTGGCTGCAGCTGTGGTCGCGGCCGGGCGAGGGATCCTGCTTCCGCCTGACCCTGCCCCGGCGCCCCGACGTCCCCCTCGACAGCTCGCCCGTCGCGCTGCCGCCCGACGACCCCGCGGACGACCGCGCCGACGAGGAGGACGCCCGTGTCCCCAGCACCTGA
- the lpqB gene encoding lipoprotein LpqB has translation MSPAPDPRPRRAPRRSARAASVALVAACAVLLSGCVSIPSGGPVSEGDPATVTDESGVSYQPDGPQAGDGPDDVIAGFVDAATSSADQYGVARQFLSSDFASRWDPFASVVVWEGQATTSEEVDGTYSYSVTTIATVDGQGHYREVGSDQETHLSFQLVQERGEWRIAKAPDGIALRSTYFREIFSAHALYFFDPTFSFLVPDLRFFVTRASQSVSTRIVKSLLQGPSPWLSQPAVVTAFPEGTRLASSAVTTAGGTPQVDLSTEARAADGVTQQRMKLQLRQSLSNIPSVLDVQMLVDGTPLTVSDLGGRGPVKDPQAESRPLVLAQGQFGYLGGGEVAPLGTLGTRVAALGADAATLSADGRQAAVRNASGVWSVGDGDRDAVLLDTRPGLVAPSLDAQGYVWSTPASDPRGLVAWGPDGVGHPVTVSWTATGRVVSLEVARDGARVLVQLETGAGPQLLVASIVRDDGVPTSLTTTPLELLASPGTPLDATWVDELDVATLTLAPDGERQVELHQVGGPSKDMGSAADGVSITGANDESGLRVLTSAGALLTPRGSTWQQTATGVSFVATKR, from the coding sequence GTGTCCCCAGCACCTGATCCCCGCCCGCGCCGCGCGCCCCGGCGCTCGGCCCGCGCGGCCTCCGTCGCGCTCGTCGCCGCCTGCGCCGTGCTCCTCTCCGGCTGCGTCTCGATCCCGTCCGGCGGCCCCGTCTCCGAGGGCGACCCCGCCACCGTCACCGACGAGTCCGGCGTCAGCTACCAGCCGGACGGCCCGCAGGCGGGCGACGGCCCCGACGACGTCATCGCCGGGTTCGTCGACGCCGCCACGAGCTCCGCCGACCAGTACGGCGTCGCGCGCCAGTTCCTCTCGTCCGACTTCGCGTCGCGCTGGGATCCGTTCGCGAGCGTCGTCGTCTGGGAGGGCCAGGCGACCACCTCGGAGGAGGTCGACGGCACGTACAGCTACTCCGTCACGACCATCGCCACGGTCGACGGGCAGGGCCACTACCGCGAGGTCGGCAGCGATCAGGAGACCCACCTGTCCTTCCAGCTCGTGCAGGAGCGCGGCGAGTGGCGCATCGCGAAGGCGCCCGACGGCATCGCCCTGCGCTCCACCTACTTCCGCGAGATCTTCAGCGCGCACGCCCTCTACTTCTTCGACCCCACGTTCTCGTTCCTCGTGCCCGACCTCCGGTTCTTCGTCACGCGCGCGTCCCAGAGCGTCAGCACCCGCATCGTGAAGTCGCTCCTCCAGGGCCCGTCGCCGTGGCTGTCCCAGCCCGCGGTCGTCACGGCCTTCCCCGAGGGCACGAGGCTGGCGTCCTCGGCCGTCACGACCGCGGGCGGCACGCCGCAGGTCGACCTCTCGACGGAGGCGCGCGCGGCCGACGGCGTCACGCAGCAGCGGATGAAGCTGCAGCTGCGGCAGAGCCTGTCCAACATCCCGTCGGTGCTCGACGTGCAGATGCTCGTCGACGGCACGCCCCTCACCGTGTCGGACCTCGGCGGCCGCGGCCCGGTCAAGGACCCGCAGGCCGAGTCGCGCCCGCTGGTCCTCGCGCAGGGCCAGTTCGGCTACCTCGGCGGGGGAGAGGTCGCCCCCCTCGGCACGCTCGGCACGCGCGTGGCCGCCCTCGGGGCCGATGCGGCGACCCTCAGCGCGGACGGCCGGCAGGCGGCGGTGCGCAACGCGTCCGGCGTCTGGTCGGTGGGCGACGGCGACCGCGACGCCGTCCTCCTGGACACGCGCCCGGGCCTCGTCGCGCCGTCCCTCGACGCCCAGGGCTACGTCTGGTCGACGCCCGCGTCGGATCCCCGCGGGCTCGTCGCGTGGGGCCCCGACGGCGTCGGCCACCCCGTCACCGTCAGCTGGACCGCCACCGGCCGCGTCGTCTCCCTCGAGGTGGCGCGCGACGGCGCCCGCGTCCTCGTGCAGCTCGAGACGGGCGCCGGGCCGCAGCTGCTCGTCGCGTCGATCGTGCGCGACGACGGCGTCCCGACCTCCCTCACGACGACGCCGCTCGAGCTCCTGGCGTCGCCCGGCACCCCGCTCGACGCGACGTGGGTCGACGAGCTCGACGTCGCCACCCTGACCCTCGCGCCCGACGGCGAGCGCCAGGTGGAGCTGCACCAGGTGGGCGGTCCGTCGAAGGACATGGGGTCGGCGGCCGACGGCGTCTCCATCACGGGCGCGAACGACGAGAGCGGCCTGCGCGTCCTCACGAGCGCGGGCGCCCTGCTCACGCCGCGGGGCAGCACGTGGCAGCAGACGGCCACGGGCGTCTCCTTCGTCGCGACCAAGCGCTGA
- a CDS encoding ComF family protein has product MIPVPGQLAPSPSSPSSRLLPALRSALLDALAVVAPVTCAGCGAPDRAVCPVCLAAIPCPPLVRSLALPAVPSPRGRVPAVVVPVGCGSAYAPPWPRLLSALKEEGRTDAARASAATLIRAVRAAVSAAEREAGPAAAPARALDVIPVPSPPASLRRRGYAPVEVLLARAGIVPLRAPGVTGLRRHPLRFTRRPADQAGLGVAARAANVDGCLAARVDLTGRRVLVVDDVLTTGATLRETCRAIRSAGGEVVACAVLTAVPGRSLGAASRAR; this is encoded by the coding sequence GTGATCCCCGTGCCCGGGCAGCTCGCCCCCTCCCCGTCCTCCCCGTCCTCCCGCCTCCTGCCCGCGCTCCGCTCCGCCCTGCTCGACGCCCTCGCGGTCGTCGCCCCGGTGACCTGCGCCGGGTGCGGCGCCCCGGACCGCGCGGTGTGCCCGGTCTGCCTGGCCGCCATCCCGTGCCCGCCCCTCGTGCGGTCGCTCGCGCTGCCCGCCGTGCCGTCACCCCGCGGTCGCGTGCCCGCGGTCGTCGTGCCGGTCGGCTGCGGGAGCGCGTACGCCCCGCCCTGGCCCCGGCTCCTGTCCGCCCTCAAGGAGGAGGGCCGCACGGACGCCGCGCGCGCGTCGGCGGCCACCCTGATCCGCGCCGTCCGCGCGGCGGTCTCCGCGGCCGAGCGCGAGGCCGGTCCCGCCGCCGCTCCCGCGCGCGCCCTCGACGTGATCCCGGTACCGTCGCCCCCTGCCTCCCTCCGGCGCCGCGGCTACGCGCCCGTCGAGGTCCTGCTCGCCCGCGCCGGCATCGTCCCGCTGCGGGCGCCGGGCGTGACGGGGCTGCGGCGCCACCCGCTCCGCTTCACCCGCCGGCCCGCCGACCAGGCCGGCCTCGGCGTGGCCGCGCGCGCGGCCAACGTCGACGGCTGCCTCGCGGCGCGCGTCGACCTCACCGGCCGCCGCGTCCTCGTGGTCGACGACGTCCTCACCACGGGCGCCACCCTCCGCGAGACCTGCCGTGCCATCCGGAGCGCGGGAGGCGAGGTCGTCGCGTGCGCGGTCCTCACGGCCGTCCCCGGTCGTTCCCTCGGCGCAGCGTCACGCGCACGCTGA
- the hpf gene encoding ribosome hibernation-promoting factor, HPF/YfiA family, with product MDINITGRNAEITDRFRVYATEKADKIVQLAEKSISLDIKVSRHSEKSGGSAGDDRVEITLVGPGPVIRAESSAADKFAAFDLALGRMLERLRRAKDKKKIHRGNHRPVSLHEAATEGFAQIDLDPADAELIERVNGKSVAPVDQPVDEDDYCPVVIRTKVFPSQSMTVDQALEHMELVGHDFFLFIDAETDRPSVVYRRKGWDYGVIGLAEGEQELAGAGAGSRSLRR from the coding sequence ATGGACATCAACATCACCGGCCGCAACGCGGAGATCACCGACCGATTCCGCGTGTACGCCACCGAGAAGGCCGACAAGATCGTCCAGCTCGCCGAGAAGTCCATCTCTCTCGACATCAAGGTCTCGCGGCACAGCGAGAAGTCCGGCGGATCCGCCGGGGACGACCGCGTGGAGATCACGCTCGTGGGCCCCGGCCCCGTCATCCGCGCCGAGAGCAGCGCCGCCGACAAGTTCGCCGCCTTCGACCTCGCCCTCGGCCGCATGCTCGAACGGCTGCGCCGCGCCAAGGACAAGAAGAAGATCCATCGAGGCAACCACCGGCCGGTCTCGCTGCACGAGGCCGCCACCGAGGGCTTCGCGCAGATCGACCTCGACCCGGCCGACGCCGAGCTCATCGAGCGCGTCAACGGGAAGAGCGTCGCACCGGTCGACCAGCCCGTCGACGAGGACGACTACTGCCCCGTGGTCATCCGCACCAAGGTCTTCCCGTCGCAGTCTATGACCGTCGACCAGGCCCTCGAGCACATGGAGCTCGTCGGTCACGACTTCTTCCTCTTCATCGACGCGGAGACCGACCGTCCGAGCGTGGTCTACCGCCGCAAGGGCTGGGACTACGGCGTCATCGGCCTCGCCGAGGGCGAGCAGGAGCTCGCGGGTGCGGGTGCCGGATCGCGGTCCCTGCGCCGCTGA
- the secA gene encoding preprotein translocase subunit SecA yields MASVLEKVLRVGEGRTLRKLQNYAKAVNQLEEDFTHLTDEELKNETVELRERHANGESLDDLLPEAFAAVREASRRTLGLRHFDVQIMGGAALHLGNIAEMKTGEGKTLVATLPAYLNAIASRGVHVITVNDYLASYQSELMGRVFRALGMTTGVILAGQTPQQRREQYAADITYGTNNEFGFDYLRDNMAWQASDMVQRGHFFAVVDEVDSILIDEARTPLIISGPSAGDANRWFTEFATVAKRLVPEVDYEVDEKKRTVGVLEAGIEKVEDHLGIDNLYESANTPLISFLNNSIKAKALFKKDKDYVVMNGEVLIVDEHTGRILMGRRYNEGIHQAIEAKEGVAVKAENQTLATVTLQNYFRLYKKLSGMTGTAETEAAEFMSTYKLGVVPIPTNRPMQRKDQSDLIYKNEKAKFEQVVEDIAERHAAGQPVLVGTTSVEKSEYLSKLLAKKGVRHEVLNAKNHAREAAIVAQAGRLGSVTVATNMAGRGTDIMLGGNAEFLAVAAMNARGLSPVETPEQYETEWDDVFAQVKAEVDEEAAKVIEAGGLYVLGTERHESRRIDNQLRGRSGRQGDPGESRFYLSLTDDLMRLFNNGAAASLMGRDSVPDDVAIESKVVSRAIRSAQGQVEARNAEIRKNVLKYDDVLNRQREAIYGDRRHILEGDDLQERSQRFLETVIDDVLDSHIGEGNGDDWDFDALWTELKTLYPISITIDEVITEAGSKGRVNRDFVRREILSDAKLAYSKREEQLGEAAMRELERRVVLSVIDRRWREHLYEMDYLKDGIGLRAMAQRDPLVEYQREGFALFQQMMGAIREETVGFLFNLEVEVQAPADAESVGPRIQAKGLAANQATADKLRYTAPTDDGGVEVRNQRGQIEKAATAKAQKDQQAEDAVLVGEDEPETPQGPPARGAFGQPTGAPAAAPQNREERRKADRRK; encoded by the coding sequence ATGGCCTCAGTACTCGAGAAGGTCCTTCGCGTCGGCGAGGGGCGCACGCTCCGCAAGCTGCAGAACTACGCGAAGGCGGTGAACCAGCTCGAGGAGGACTTCACGCACCTCACCGACGAGGAGCTCAAGAACGAGACCGTCGAGCTGCGCGAGCGCCACGCCAACGGCGAGTCCCTCGACGACCTCCTCCCCGAGGCCTTCGCCGCCGTCCGCGAGGCCTCCCGTCGCACGCTCGGCCTCCGCCACTTCGACGTCCAGATCATGGGCGGCGCGGCCCTCCACCTCGGCAACATCGCCGAGATGAAGACCGGCGAGGGCAAGACCCTCGTCGCCACGCTCCCGGCCTACCTCAACGCCATCGCCTCGCGCGGCGTCCACGTCATCACGGTCAACGACTACCTCGCGAGCTACCAGAGCGAGCTCATGGGCCGCGTCTTCCGCGCCCTCGGCATGACCACCGGGGTGATCCTCGCGGGCCAGACCCCGCAGCAGCGCCGCGAGCAGTACGCCGCCGACATCACCTACGGCACGAACAACGAGTTCGGCTTCGACTACCTGCGCGACAACATGGCGTGGCAGGCGTCCGACATGGTCCAGCGCGGCCACTTCTTCGCCGTGGTCGACGAGGTCGACTCCATCCTCATCGACGAGGCCCGCACGCCGCTCATCATCTCGGGCCCCTCCGCGGGCGACGCGAACCGCTGGTTCACGGAGTTCGCGACCGTGGCCAAGCGCCTCGTGCCCGAGGTCGACTACGAGGTCGACGAGAAGAAGCGCACGGTCGGCGTCCTCGAGGCCGGCATCGAGAAGGTCGAGGACCACCTCGGCATCGACAACCTGTACGAGTCGGCGAACACGCCGCTCATCTCCTTCCTCAACAACTCCATCAAGGCCAAGGCCCTGTTCAAGAAGGACAAGGACTACGTCGTCATGAACGGCGAGGTGCTCATCGTCGACGAGCACACGGGCCGCATCCTCATGGGCCGTCGCTACAACGAGGGCATCCACCAGGCCATCGAGGCCAAGGAGGGCGTCGCGGTCAAGGCCGAGAACCAGACCCTCGCCACCGTCACGCTGCAGAACTACTTCCGCCTCTACAAGAAGCTCTCGGGCATGACCGGTACGGCCGAGACCGAGGCCGCCGAGTTCATGAGCACCTACAAGCTCGGCGTCGTCCCGATCCCCACGAACCGGCCCATGCAGCGCAAGGACCAGTCCGACCTCATCTACAAGAACGAGAAGGCGAAGTTCGAGCAGGTCGTCGAGGACATCGCGGAGCGTCACGCGGCGGGCCAGCCCGTCCTCGTCGGCACCACGAGCGTCGAGAAGAGCGAGTACCTCTCCAAGCTCCTCGCGAAGAAGGGCGTCCGCCACGAGGTCCTGAACGCGAAGAACCACGCGCGCGAGGCCGCCATCGTCGCCCAGGCCGGCCGCCTCGGATCCGTCACGGTCGCCACCAACATGGCCGGCCGCGGCACCGACATCATGCTCGGCGGCAACGCGGAGTTCCTCGCGGTCGCCGCGATGAACGCGCGCGGGCTGAGCCCGGTCGAGACCCCGGAGCAGTACGAGACCGAGTGGGACGACGTCTTCGCCCAGGTCAAGGCCGAGGTCGACGAGGAGGCCGCGAAGGTCATCGAGGCCGGCGGCCTCTACGTCCTCGGCACCGAGCGCCACGAGTCGCGCCGCATCGACAACCAGCTCCGCGGCCGGTCCGGCCGTCAGGGCGACCCGGGCGAGAGCCGGTTCTACCTGTCGCTCACCGACGACCTCATGCGCCTGTTCAACAACGGCGCCGCGGCGAGCCTCATGGGCCGCGACAGCGTCCCGGACGACGTGGCCATCGAGTCCAAGGTCGTCAGCCGTGCGATCCGCAGCGCGCAGGGCCAGGTCGAGGCGCGCAACGCCGAGATCCGCAAGAACGTGCTCAAGTACGACGACGTCCTCAACCGCCAGCGCGAGGCCATCTACGGCGACCGGCGCCACATCCTCGAGGGCGATGACCTCCAGGAGCGCTCGCAGCGCTTCCTCGAGACCGTCATCGACGACGTGCTCGACTCGCACATCGGGGAGGGCAACGGCGACGACTGGGACTTCGACGCCCTCTGGACCGAGCTCAAGACGCTGTACCCGATCTCCATCACGATCGACGAGGTCATCACGGAGGCCGGCAGCAAGGGCCGCGTCAACCGCGACTTCGTCCGCCGCGAGATCCTCTCGGACGCGAAGCTCGCCTACTCGAAGCGCGAGGAGCAGCTCGGCGAGGCCGCCATGCGGGAGCTCGAGCGTCGCGTGGTGCTCTCGGTCATCGACCGCCGCTGGCGCGAGCACCTCTACGAGATGGACTACCTGAAGGACGGCATCGGCCTCCGTGCCATGGCGCAGCGCGATCCTCTGGTCGAGTACCAGCGGGAGGGCTTCGCGCTCTTCCAGCAGATGATGGGCGCGATCCGCGAGGAGACCGTCGGCTTCCTGTTCAACCTGGAGGTCGAGGTGCAGGCTCCCGCGGATGCCGAGTCGGTGGGCCCGCGCATCCAGGCGAAGGGCCTCGCGGCGAACCAGGCCACGGCGGACAAGCTCCGCTACACCGCTCCCACGGACGACGGCGGTGTCGAGGTGCGCAACCAGCGCGGCCAGATCGAGAAGGCGGCGACCGCGAAGGCGCAGAAGGACCAGCAGGCGGAGGACGCCGTGCTCGTCGGCGAGGACGAGCCGGAGACCCCGCAGGGTCCGCCTGCCCGCGGTGCCTTCGGCCAGCCGACCGGTGCACCGGCAGCCGCTCCGCAGAACCGCGAGGAGCGCCGCAAGGCCGATCGGCGGAAGTAG
- a CDS encoding Rv3235 family protein, which translates to MRGTVRKRFDVDDFFGRQPCSSEDLPPSGPLLENLTRCVIEILAGARELDQIARWVSDDVYRHLLKRVVLSARARRTKGQSVTRPVFTIGTVTSFSPRDGVIEAVIVVHGRARARAVAIRLEGLDRRWRATAINVL; encoded by the coding sequence GTGCGCGGCACGGTCCGCAAGCGCTTCGATGTGGACGACTTCTTCGGGCGCCAGCCCTGCAGCAGCGAGGACCTCCCTCCGTCCGGTCCGCTGCTCGAGAACCTCACCCGCTGCGTCATCGAGATCCTCGCCGGAGCCCGCGAGCTCGACCAGATCGCCCGCTGGGTCAGCGACGACGTCTACCGCCACCTCCTCAAGCGCGTGGTCCTCAGCGCTCGGGCCCGGCGCACGAAGGGGCAGTCGGTGACCCGACCGGTCTTCACCATCGGCACGGTCACGTCCTTCTCCCCTCGGGACGGCGTCATCGAGGCCGTCATCGTGGTCCATGGACGAGCACGAGCCCGTGCTGTCGCCATCCGGCTCGAGGGCCTCGACCGACGCTGGCGCGCGACGGCCATCAACGTCCTCTAG